The proteins below come from a single Bacteroidales bacterium WCE2004 genomic window:
- a CDS encoding endoribonuclease L-PSP codes for MKRIIATPEAPKAVGPYSQAVELNGTLYVSGQLPVDPATGKMAEGIEAQTRQALRNIGAILAAAGLGHADIVKTTVLLADIADFGAMNAVYAEFFPTDKPARVCYQVAALPLGARVEIDAVAGR; via the coding sequence ATGAAAAGAATCATCGCCACCCCCGAGGCTCCCAAAGCCGTCGGCCCCTACTCCCAGGCCGTAGAACTCAACGGCACGCTCTATGTGTCCGGCCAGCTGCCGGTCGATCCCGCCACCGGCAAGATGGCCGAGGGCATCGAGGCCCAGACGCGGCAGGCGCTGCGCAACATCGGCGCCATCCTCGCCGCCGCCGGCCTCGGCCATGCCGACATCGTCAAGACCACCGTCCTGCTTGCGGATATCGCCGACTTCGGTGCGATGAACGCCGTCTACGCCGAGTTCTTCCCCACCGACAAGCCCGCGCGCGTCTGCTACCAGGTCGCGGCGCTTCCGCTCGGTGCCCGCGTCGAGATCGACGCCGTCGCCGGCCGCTAG
- a CDS encoding thiol:disulfide interchange protein DsbD: MIPQLFIALALLLQAVPQVNWKSEVRQDADGSRIVLTGELEEGIDHISGTVTYMPCKGDACYMPVDWDFEEFLEETSADGAVVPGNVSLRETPPTAESGGPLPLTKPRVATVSRADTPSAGDSNSSLWALILEAILWGFAMLLTPCVFPMVPMTVSFFMKGSDNARQGRLKAALYGLFIVLLYTVPICLIIGITWIVGGSTVTADIFNWLSTHWLPNILFFLVFMVFAASFFGAFEITLPSKWTNGADKNSDRKGLGGIFFLALTLVLVSFSCTGPIVGTVLIKSTQGEFWAPMVTMLAFSVAFALPFTVLALFPSLLKKLPRGGGWLNSVKVVLGFVEVALGLKFLSTADQTYHWHLLDREVYLAIWIAVFTLLGLYLIGKIRFKNDSPLEYIGVPRLALAIAVFSFVVYLIPGMWGAPLKALSGYLPPMETQDFVLGASARAPIQISDAAPGNMIIAHDLAAYDNLPDALAAAKATGKPVFLDFTGYGCVNCREMEARVWSDPEVLRRLRNNFVIAALHVDDKTKLPEEKWVLNEHGKPLKDVGRVNSYIALHDFGVNAQPNYFLLDSDGNRLAGPRPYNLDVQGFIEFLDAAL; this comes from the coding sequence ATGATTCCGCAGCTGTTCATAGCGCTGGCGCTGCTCTTGCAGGCTGTCCCGCAGGTCAACTGGAAGTCCGAGGTCCGGCAGGACGCGGACGGTAGCAGGATTGTCCTGACGGGCGAGCTGGAGGAGGGGATCGACCACATCTCCGGCACGGTCACGTACATGCCCTGCAAGGGCGACGCGTGCTACATGCCGGTTGACTGGGACTTCGAGGAATTCCTCGAGGAGACTTCGGCAGATGGAGCTGTCGTCCCTGGAAACGTCTCGCTGCGCGAGACCCCTCCCACCGCTGAGAGCGGCGGGCCCCTCCCTCTTACGAAGCCGAGGGTGGCTACGGTTTCCCGGGCCGACACTCCATCTGCCGGAGACAGCAACAGCAGCCTCTGGGCGCTGATCCTGGAGGCGATCCTGTGGGGATTTGCCATGCTCCTGACGCCGTGCGTGTTCCCGATGGTCCCGATGACGGTGTCCTTCTTCATGAAGGGCAGCGACAACGCTCGTCAGGGACGCCTCAAGGCCGCCCTGTACGGTTTGTTTATCGTCCTGCTCTATACGGTCCCGATCTGCCTGATCATCGGCATTACGTGGATCGTGGGCGGCAGCACCGTCACGGCCGACATCTTCAATTGGCTGTCTACGCACTGGCTGCCCAATATCCTGTTCTTCCTGGTGTTCATGGTCTTCGCCGCGAGTTTCTTCGGCGCGTTCGAGATCACGCTCCCGAGCAAGTGGACCAACGGCGCCGACAAGAACAGCGACCGCAAGGGCCTCGGCGGCATTTTCTTCCTGGCTCTCACGCTCGTGCTCGTGAGCTTCAGCTGCACCGGCCCGATCGTGGGTACGGTGCTCATCAAGAGCACGCAGGGCGAGTTCTGGGCGCCGATGGTCACGATGCTCGCGTTCAGCGTGGCTTTTGCCCTTCCGTTTACCGTCCTGGCGCTTTTCCCCTCTTTGCTGAAGAAGCTTCCCCGGGGCGGCGGCTGGCTCAATTCCGTCAAGGTGGTGCTGGGCTTCGTCGAGGTCGCCCTCGGCCTGAAGTTCCTCAGCACGGCGGACCAGACCTACCACTGGCATCTGCTGGACCGTGAGGTCTATCTGGCCATCTGGATTGCCGTCTTCACGCTCCTGGGCCTGTATCTGATCGGAAAGATCCGTTTCAAGAACGATTCTCCGCTCGAGTATATCGGCGTGCCGCGCCTTGCGCTCGCCATCGCCGTCTTCTCCTTCGTGGTGTACCTGATTCCGGGCATGTGGGGTGCGCCCCTCAAGGCCCTGTCGGGCTACCTGCCGCCGATGGAGACGCAGGATTTCGTGCTGGGTGCGTCCGCGCGGGCTCCGATCCAGATCTCGGACGCCGCGCCGGGCAACATGATCATTGCGCATGACCTTGCTGCCTACGACAACCTGCCGGATGCGCTGGCGGCTGCCAAGGCCACCGGCAAGCCGGTATTCCTGGATTTTACGGGCTATGGCTGCGTGAACTGCCGGGAGATGGAGGCGCGCGTGTGGTCGGATCCGGAGGTGCTGCGGCGCCTGCGCAACAATTTCGTCATCGCCGCGCTGCACGTGGATGACAAGACGAAGCTGCCGGAAGAGAAATGGGTGCTCAATGAGCACGGAAAGCCGCTC
- a CDS encoding Starch-binding associating with outer membrane — MKKIFISLIVAAASFMFVGCEGLLDNPRKGVVDLPTYYKTNEDAQSALVAAYYTAGRFYSNTMWTDAGWNDCPFLSMWEYATDEIYVAGSDKTDGQPGNEIQSFRADYNNTLIAGTYECYYMIIKAANDVIDHFDGELADTEIKKQCLAEARILRAQAQLLLALGWGTAPIVDHNLSADDKLANASSQDDVFQWVADECDKAIPSLKEKKEFGALEDDKYFGYSGALRVTKEYAYALKGKALISKHDYSGAKAALKMVIDSKQFALIPGEKMASLNHNSGRASSEAVFELNFNFFSGMNSYGRTQPNFRWLWSWRSDHMNPPTGTGSEFVSGGWGWVNPSQKFVDKILAYDGEDSYRRKAWIKSYDEVLYDMPYLSDADCPTKEAKEADPNRGIKASGIYGNIGYFMWKRLFRTEDRVMEDGNVANWNLTIMRYAEVLLLYAECCAQDGDSDGSGLAALKLVNERAGSKTPVTKCDMATVKSEKFLECWLDGTRFQDLIRWGDAAQELAANGSYYPTYYDKLSKDGAAKHEGYIDETEADWCAKLYNVGFKPNKSELFPFPLVELDKNPNLVQNPGY; from the coding sequence ATGAAAAAGATATTTATCTCTCTGATCGTTGCGGCCGCCTCTTTCATGTTCGTCGGATGCGAAGGCTTGCTTGACAACCCGCGCAAGGGTGTCGTTGATCTTCCGACCTACTACAAGACCAACGAGGACGCCCAGTCGGCGCTCGTGGCTGCTTACTATACCGCCGGCCGTTTCTATTCCAACACGATGTGGACGGACGCCGGCTGGAATGACTGCCCGTTCCTCTCGATGTGGGAGTATGCCACCGACGAGATCTATGTGGCCGGTTCCGACAAGACCGACGGCCAGCCGGGTAATGAGATCCAGTCTTTCCGTGCTGACTACAACAACACGCTGATCGCCGGCACCTACGAGTGCTACTACATGATCATCAAGGCCGCCAACGACGTGATCGACCACTTCGACGGCGAACTCGCCGATACCGAGATCAAGAAGCAGTGCCTGGCCGAGGCCCGTATCCTCCGTGCCCAGGCCCAACTGCTCCTCGCCCTCGGCTGGGGTACCGCCCCGATCGTGGACCACAACCTCTCCGCTGACGACAAGCTGGCGAACGCTTCTTCCCAGGATGATGTCTTCCAGTGGGTCGCCGACGAGTGCGACAAGGCCATCCCTAGCTTAAAGGAAAAGAAGGAATTCGGTGCCCTGGAGGATGATAAGTACTTCGGCTATTCGGGTGCTCTCCGTGTCACCAAGGAGTATGCTTACGCCCTCAAGGGCAAGGCTCTCATCAGCAAGCACGATTATTCTGGTGCCAAGGCTGCCCTCAAGATGGTCATCGACAGCAAGCAGTTTGCGCTGATCCCCGGTGAGAAGATGGCTTCCCTCAACCACAACAGCGGCCGCGCCTCTTCCGAGGCCGTGTTCGAGCTCAACTTCAACTTCTTCTCCGGCATGAATTCCTATGGCCGTACGCAACCGAACTTCCGTTGGCTGTGGTCCTGGCGTTCCGACCATATGAATCCGCCGACCGGTACCGGTTCCGAGTTTGTCTCCGGCGGTTGGGGCTGGGTCAACCCGTCCCAGAAGTTCGTGGACAAGATCCTTGCTTATGACGGCGAGGATTCCTATCGCCGCAAGGCCTGGATCAAGTCCTATGACGAGGTCCTCTACGATATGCCGTACCTCTCCGATGCGGATTGCCCGACCAAGGAGGCCAAGGAGGCTGATCCCAACCGTGGTATCAAGGCTTCCGGTATCTATGGCAACATCGGTTACTTCATGTGGAAGCGTCTCTTCCGTACCGAAGATCGGGTGATGGAGGATGGCAATGTCGCCAACTGGAACCTCACCATCATGCGCTATGCCGAGGTGCTGCTCCTCTATGCAGAGTGCTGCGCCCAGGACGGCGACAGCGACGGTAGTGGCCTTGCTGCCCTGAAGCTGGTCAACGAGCGTGCCGGTTCCAAGACTCCTGTCACCAAGTGCGACATGGCGACGGTCAAGTCGGAGAAATTCCTCGAGTGCTGGCTGGATGGCACGCGCTTCCAGGATCTGATCCGTTGGGGCGACGCCGCGCAGGAGCTGGCCGCCAACGGCAGCTACTATCCGACCTACTACGACAAGCTCTCCAAGGACGGTGCCGCCAAGCACGAGGGTTATATCGATGAGACGGAGGCCGACTGGTGCGCCAAGCTCTACAATGTCGGCTTCAAGCCCAACAAGAGCGAACTCTTCCCGTTCCCGCTCGTCGAGCTTGACAAGAATCCGAACCTTGTCCAGAACCCTGGATATTAA
- a CDS encoding ribonucrease Y, translating into MFLYYILSAVAGAALALAIYILVSRAASKGRANAIVEKANLEAESIKQQKILQAKEKFLQLKGEHEEFVNKKNNELRDRENNIRSREGQLKQQQGELDRKQHDLDSQKGQVNALKTKLDAKMEECERVTAQVNKELENIAGMSAEDARKMLVENMKAEARSEAQAYINDTMDEARLNAAREAKRIVINTIQRTATETAIENAVTTFPIDNDEVKGRIIGREGRNIRALEAATGVEIVVDDTPDAILLSAFDPVRREVARLSLHQLVIDGRIHPARIEEVVAKVSKQLEDEILETGKRTCIDMGIHGLNLELVKLIGRMKYRSSYGQNLLQHSREVANICAIMASELGLNPKIARRAGLLHDIGKVSDVDPELPHAILGAKLAEQYKERPEICNAVGAHHEEMEMTSIYAPLVLVGDAISGARPGARREVIESYIKRLKGMEDLAASYPGVTKSYAIQAGRELRVIVGAEEVTDEQAARLSTDIAQRIQDEMTYPGQVKITVIRETRSVAIAK; encoded by the coding sequence ATGTTTCTGTACTACATCCTAAGTGCTGTTGCAGGTGCCGCGTTGGCCCTCGCAATTTATATACTGGTCAGCCGGGCCGCATCGAAGGGACGCGCGAACGCCATCGTCGAGAAGGCGAACCTGGAGGCCGAAAGCATCAAGCAGCAGAAGATCCTGCAGGCCAAGGAGAAATTCCTCCAGCTCAAGGGTGAGCATGAGGAATTCGTCAACAAGAAGAACAACGAGCTCCGCGACCGCGAAAACAATATCAGATCCCGTGAAGGCCAGTTGAAGCAGCAGCAGGGCGAGCTGGACCGCAAGCAGCATGACCTCGACTCCCAGAAGGGCCAGGTCAACGCCCTCAAGACCAAGTTGGACGCCAAGATGGAGGAGTGTGAGCGCGTGACCGCGCAGGTCAACAAGGAGCTGGAGAATATCGCCGGGATGTCCGCCGAGGACGCCCGCAAGATGCTGGTCGAGAACATGAAGGCCGAGGCGCGCAGCGAGGCGCAGGCCTATATCAACGATACGATGGACGAGGCGCGGCTCAACGCCGCCCGCGAGGCGAAGCGCATCGTGATCAACACGATCCAGCGCACCGCCACGGAGACGGCGATCGAGAACGCCGTCACGACCTTCCCGATCGACAACGACGAGGTCAAGGGCCGCATCATCGGCCGTGAGGGCCGCAACATCCGCGCCCTCGAGGCCGCGACCGGCGTCGAGATCGTCGTGGACGACACGCCCGACGCCATCCTCCTTTCCGCTTTCGACCCGGTGCGCCGCGAGGTCGCCCGTCTGTCCCTGCATCAGCTGGTGATCGACGGCCGCATCCACCCGGCCCGCATCGAGGAGGTGGTGGCCAAGGTGAGCAAGCAGCTCGAGGACGAGATCCTGGAGACCGGCAAGCGCACCTGCATCGACATGGGCATCCACGGTCTCAACCTGGAGCTCGTCAAGCTCATCGGCCGCATGAAGTACCGTTCTTCCTACGGGCAGAACCTCCTGCAGCACTCCCGCGAGGTGGCGAACATCTGCGCCATCATGGCTTCTGAGCTGGGGCTCAATCCCAAGATCGCCCGCCGCGCCGGCCTGCTGCACGATATCGGCAAGGTCAGCGACGTGGATCCGGAGCTGCCGCACGCCATCCTGGGCGCCAAGCTCGCGGAGCAGTACAAGGAGCGTCCTGAGATCTGCAACGCCGTGGGTGCGCACCACGAGGAGATGGAGATGACCTCTATCTACGCCCCGTTGGTGCTCGTGGGCGACGCCATTTCCGGCGCCCGTCCGGGTGCCCGCCGCGAGGTGATCGAGTCTTATATCAAGCGCCTGAAGGGCATGGAGGACCTGGCTGCGTCTTATCCGGGCGTGACGAAGTCCTACGCCATCCAGGCCGGCCGCGAGCTGCGTGTGATCGTGGGCGCCGAGGAGGTGACCGACGAGCAGGCCGCGCGCCTGTCCACGGACATCGCGCAGCGCATCCAGGACGAGATGACGTATCCGGGCCAGGTGAAGATCACCGTGATCCGCGAGACGCGTTCCGTCGCCATCGCCAAGTAA
- a CDS encoding OmpA-OmpF porin, OOP family, translated as MKLKVIALSIALAAGTLAANAQTAYKGNDVFVGIGGGIISVYNGGFNTPSVYGNIMVGKYITPVWGVRGVIGGPFQTLDKKDGNATNFGANNEIFSAKNKLFGEINLDGIINFSNIFAEDLAKFDVYGFVGPTVNFSSVGTEFVNAAQQTAGKMLVREAEGLRARVGATAGLGFGYNFTNAFELALEGRFGITPSVFGDASQYRKGEGTGRVTLNAIWTIGGKHGKFARAAAAAAAAGYLSKEAADALARDYAAKNPKIVEKVVEKEVIKEVEKYINKEIPASTAVFFELDKAVLSQKDKARLQIFAEEIKDIDAVISVAGYADKKTGSVKRNQVLSEQRAKVVFDYLVSLGVPADKLETSANGGVDPIFFNNDVLSRTVILRPKK; from the coding sequence ATGAAACTCAAAGTTATTGCTCTGTCTATCGCTCTTGCGGCCGGTACGCTCGCCGCTAACGCTCAGACTGCTTATAAGGGAAATGATGTGTTCGTCGGCATCGGTGGCGGTATCATCTCCGTCTACAACGGTGGCTTCAACACCCCTTCCGTCTACGGCAATATCATGGTCGGCAAGTACATCACTCCGGTTTGGGGTGTGCGTGGTGTCATCGGCGGTCCTTTCCAGACCCTCGACAAGAAGGATGGCAATGCTACCAACTTCGGCGCCAACAACGAGATTTTCTCCGCCAAGAACAAACTCTTCGGTGAGATCAACCTCGATGGTATCATCAACTTCAGCAACATCTTCGCTGAGGACCTCGCCAAGTTCGACGTCTATGGTTTCGTCGGCCCGACCGTGAACTTCTCCTCCGTCGGCACCGAGTTCGTGAACGCTGCCCAGCAGACCGCCGGCAAGATGCTCGTCCGCGAGGCTGAAGGCCTCCGCGCCCGCGTCGGTGCCACCGCCGGTCTCGGCTTTGGCTACAACTTCACCAATGCTTTTGAGCTCGCTCTCGAAGGCCGTTTCGGCATCACCCCGTCCGTGTTCGGCGACGCTTCCCAGTATCGCAAGGGTGAGGGCACCGGCCGCGTGACCCTCAACGCCATCTGGACCATCGGTGGCAAGCACGGCAAGTTCGCCCGTGCCGCCGCTGCTGCCGCTGCTGCCGGCTACCTCTCCAAGGAGGCTGCTGACGCTCTGGCCCGCGACTACGCCGCCAAGAACCCGAAGATCGTCGAGAAGGTTGTCGAGAAGGAAGTCATCAAGGAGGTCGAGAAGTACATCAACAAGGAGATCCCTGCTTCCACCGCTGTCTTCTTCGAGCTCGACAAGGCCGTCCTCTCCCAGAAGGACAAGGCTCGCCTCCAGATCTTTGCTGAGGAGATCAAGGACATCGACGCCGTCATCTCCGTCGCCGGCTACGCCGACAAGAAGACGGGCAGCGTCAAGCGCAACCAGGTTCTCTCCGAGCAGCGCGCCAAGGTGGTCTTCGACTACCTCGTCAGCCTCGGTGTCCCTGCCGACAAGCTCGAGACCAGCGCCAACGGTGGTGTCGATCCGATCTTCTTCAACAACGACGTGCTGAGCCGCACCGTCATCCTTCGCCCGAAGAAATAA
- a CDS encoding G/U mismatch-specific uracil-DNA glycosylase, protein MTIERHPLEPFLPAGATTLFLGSFPPPRERWSMDFFYPNFINDFWRIQGLIHFGDARWFELRPGEGRRGFDRERIEAFCEERGLAFFDTATAVRRLKDNASDAFLEILEPTDVGALLARMPACRRLVTTGGKASDELAAILSAAGAATLQEGGECGAPLQLPPIGDCVRIRVWDRSLEWWRMPSSSRAYPLSLDKKAAFYRRLFL, encoded by the coding sequence ATGACCATCGAACGACATCCGCTGGAGCCGTTTCTGCCCGCCGGGGCGACGACGCTCTTCCTCGGCAGTTTCCCGCCGCCGCGGGAGCGTTGGTCGATGGATTTTTTCTATCCCAATTTCATCAATGATTTCTGGCGGATCCAGGGGCTGATCCATTTCGGCGACGCCCGGTGGTTCGAGTTGCGGCCGGGGGAGGGGCGCAGGGGTTTCGACCGGGAGCGGATCGAGGCGTTCTGCGAGGAGCGCGGGCTGGCCTTCTTCGACACCGCCACGGCCGTCCGGCGCCTGAAAGACAATGCCTCCGACGCCTTCCTGGAAATCCTGGAGCCGACCGACGTCGGGGCGCTGCTCGCCCGGATGCCGGCCTGCCGCCGCCTCGTCACGACGGGCGGCAAGGCCAGCGACGAACTCGCCGCCATCCTCTCTGCTGCCGGCGCTGCCACGCTTCAGGAAGGAGGGGAGTGCGGGGCTCCGCTTCAGTTGCCGCCTATTGGCGACTGTGTGCGGATCCGGGTCTGGGACCGCTCGCTCGAATGGTGGCGCATGCCTTCCTCCTCCCGTGCCTATCCGCTCTCCCTCGACAAAAAGGCCGCCTTTTACCGCCGCCTCTTCCTCTGA
- a CDS encoding Cell division protein ZapA → MAQDITLKVAGKPYRLSAASPEMEQLMRLAAADVTAMMTKFDARFPDSSPEDKLVFVAIQEAAGKLSAQKKMSRLVEEVEALQGDVSAYLEAMKK, encoded by the coding sequence ATGGCACAGGACATCACGTTAAAAGTCGCAGGCAAACCTTACCGCCTCAGCGCCGCTTCCCCGGAGATGGAGCAGCTGATGCGCCTGGCCGCGGCGGACGTGACTGCGATGATGACCAAATTCGACGCCCGCTTCCCGGACAGCAGTCCGGAGGACAAGCTGGTCTTCGTCGCGATCCAGGAAGCCGCTGGCAAGCTCTCCGCGCAGAAGAAGATGTCCCGCCTCGTAGAAGAGGTCGAGGCGCTCCAGGGGGATGTGTCCGCCTATCTGGAGGCGATGAAAAAGTGA
- a CDS encoding aspartate aminotransferase → MEISQRAQNMPSSPIRKLAPYADATKRNGVHVYHLNIGQPDIKTPQCGLDALKAVDRSILEYSPSDGYLSLRTKMVQYYAEYGIYLSPEEIIVTTGGSEAVLFAFLACLGPGDEVIVTDPFYANYMAFAISVGAVIKSVKTHIEDGFRLPSVEAFEEQITPRTKAILICNPNNPTGYLYTRKEMQRLRDIVKKHNLFLFSDEVYREFIYTGMPYISAFHMEGIEENVVLFDSVSKRYSECGIRIGCLCTKNRAVRDAVMKFCQARLSPPLLGQIVAEASLGVQKEYLRGVYEEYLERRNFLIDGLNKIPGVYSPIPMGAFYTMAKLPVDDAEKFCIWCLRDFQYEGSTVMMAPGAGFYTEPGEGRQEVRIAYVLCKEDLARALVVLQKALEAYPGRQ, encoded by the coding sequence ATGGAGATTTCCCAGAGAGCGCAGAACATGCCTTCTTCCCCGATCCGGAAGCTGGCTCCTTATGCCGACGCGACCAAGCGCAACGGCGTGCACGTCTATCATCTCAACATCGGCCAGCCCGATATCAAGACGCCGCAGTGCGGTCTGGACGCCCTCAAGGCCGTCGACCGCAGCATCCTGGAGTACAGCCCGTCCGACGGCTACCTGAGCCTGCGCACCAAGATGGTGCAGTACTACGCAGAGTACGGCATCTACCTTTCTCCGGAGGAGATCATCGTGACGACGGGCGGCTCCGAGGCCGTGCTGTTCGCGTTCCTGGCCTGTCTCGGGCCGGGCGACGAAGTCATCGTCACGGACCCGTTCTATGCCAATTACATGGCGTTCGCCATCTCCGTGGGCGCCGTGATCAAGAGCGTCAAGACGCATATCGAAGACGGCTTCCGCCTGCCTTCGGTGGAGGCGTTCGAGGAGCAGATCACTCCGCGCACCAAGGCCATCCTGATCTGCAACCCCAACAACCCGACGGGCTACCTCTATACGCGTAAGGAGATGCAGCGGCTTCGCGACATCGTCAAGAAGCACAACCTCTTCCTGTTCAGCGACGAAGTCTATCGCGAATTCATCTACACCGGGATGCCGTACATCTCCGCCTTCCATATGGAGGGGATCGAGGAGAACGTCGTCCTGTTCGACTCCGTGTCCAAGCGCTATTCGGAGTGCGGCATCCGCATCGGCTGCCTCTGCACCAAGAACCGCGCGGTCCGCGACGCCGTGATGAAGTTCTGCCAGGCCCGCCTGTCCCCGCCGCTGCTGGGGCAGATCGTGGCCGAGGCCTCCCTGGGCGTGCAGAAGGAGTATCTGCGGGGCGTGTATGAGGAGTACCTCGAGCGCCGCAACTTCCTGATCGACGGGCTCAACAAGATCCCCGGCGTGTATTCGCCGATCCCGATGGGCGCGTTCTACACGATGGCCAAGCTTCCGGTGGACGACGCCGAGAAGTTCTGCATCTGGTGCCTGCGTGACTTCCAGTACGAAGGCTCCACGGTGATGATGGCGCCCGGCGCCGGCTTCTACACGGAGCCGGGGGAGGGGCGCCAGGAGGTGCGCATCGCCTATGTTTTGTGTAAAGAAGACCTTGCCCGGGCCCTCGTCGTGCTGCAGAAGGCGCTCGAGGCCTATCCGGGCCGCCAATAA
- a CDS encoding Alpha-L-arabinofuranosidase, whose translation MNRSRILFLCAAALLALPAAAQTLDVNLSKPGARIQPTMYGIFFEDINFAADGGLYAELVKNRSFEFPQDALQGWTPFGRVAVRDDGPFVRNPHYVRLSDPGHAQKWTGLDNHGFFGIGLQAGATYRFSVWARVPEGGSATLRVEFVDPASAGEQQAFAQERVVVSSGEWKQYEVVMTAGRTLPKATLRIFLESRGVTVDLEHVSLFPTDTWMGHRNGLRKDLAQALADLHPGVFRFPGGCIVEGTDLATRYNWKDSVGPVENRPLNENRWEYTFTHRFYPDYFQSYGLGFYEFFCLSEEIGAEPLPILSCGLACQFQNDDPAAHAPVDGLEPYIQDALDLIEFANGGTDTQWGAVRAQMGHPAPFNLKFIGIGNEQWGPEYPERLEPFVKALRAAHPEIRIIGSAGPDSEGAQFDYLWPEMRRLKADYVDEHYYRPYAWFLSQGARYDNYDRKGPKVFAGEYACHAQGRKVNHFYASLLEAAFMTGLERNADLVHMATYAPLFAHVEGWQWRPDLIWFDNLRSVRSASWHVQALYSEFRGQQVLRTTLDGAFVTGAEGQDGLFASSVLDGDRIYVKVVNTADTPRSLTLNFSGLKKKRSVSPVERVRFTTDKLYEDNTLDAPGQIVPVREALSEAAEITLPPCCFDIYVFTLNTNK comes from the coding sequence ATGAACCGCTCTCGCATCCTCTTCCTGTGCGCCGCGGCGCTGCTCGCGCTGCCTGCCGCCGCGCAGACGCTCGACGTCAACCTGTCCAAACCCGGCGCCCGCATCCAGCCGACCATGTATGGCATCTTCTTCGAAGACATCAATTTCGCCGCCGACGGCGGGCTTTATGCCGAACTGGTCAAGAACCGCTCCTTCGAGTTCCCGCAGGACGCCCTGCAGGGCTGGACGCCTTTCGGGCGCGTGGCCGTGCGGGACGACGGCCCGTTCGTCCGCAATCCGCACTACGTGCGCCTGTCCGACCCCGGGCACGCCCAGAAATGGACCGGCCTGGACAACCACGGATTCTTCGGCATCGGCCTGCAGGCAGGCGCGACCTACCGTTTCAGCGTGTGGGCGCGCGTGCCCGAAGGGGGCAGCGCGACCCTGCGCGTCGAATTCGTCGACCCTGCCTCGGCGGGCGAGCAGCAGGCTTTCGCCCAGGAGCGCGTCGTCGTCTCCTCGGGCGAATGGAAGCAGTATGAAGTGGTGATGACCGCCGGCCGGACCCTCCCCAAGGCGACGCTGCGGATCTTCCTCGAGAGCCGGGGTGTCACCGTGGACCTCGAGCATGTCTCCCTCTTCCCGACAGACACCTGGATGGGGCACCGCAACGGCCTGCGCAAGGACCTCGCCCAGGCGCTCGCCGACCTGCACCCCGGCGTCTTCCGCTTCCCGGGCGGCTGCATCGTCGAAGGCACGGACCTGGCGACCCGCTACAACTGGAAAGACAGCGTCGGGCCGGTGGAGAACCGCCCGCTCAACGAGAACCGCTGGGAGTACACCTTCACGCACCGTTTCTATCCCGACTATTTCCAGAGCTACGGCCTGGGCTTCTATGAGTTCTTCTGCCTCAGCGAGGAGATCGGCGCCGAGCCGCTCCCGATCCTGAGCTGCGGCCTCGCCTGCCAGTTCCAGAATGACGATCCGGCCGCCCACGCGCCCGTGGACGGGCTGGAGCCTTATATCCAGGATGCGCTGGACCTGATCGAATTCGCCAACGGCGGCACCGACACGCAGTGGGGCGCCGTCCGCGCACAGATGGGCCACCCGGCACCCTTCAACCTGAAGTTCATCGGCATCGGCAACGAGCAGTGGGGCCCGGAGTACCCGGAGCGCCTGGAACCGTTCGTCAAGGCGCTCCGCGCCGCCCATCCCGAGATCCGCATCATCGGATCGGCCGGCCCGGACTCCGAAGGCGCGCAGTTCGACTACCTCTGGCCGGAGATGCGCCGCCTGAAAGCCGACTACGTTGACGAGCACTACTATCGTCCCTATGCCTGGTTCCTCAGCCAGGGCGCCCGCTATGACAACTACGACCGCAAGGGGCCGAAGGTCTTCGCGGGAGAATATGCCTGCCACGCGCAGGGGCGCAAGGTCAATCACTTCTACGCTTCCCTGCTCGAGGCGGCGTTCATGACCGGCCTCGAGCGCAACGCAGACCTGGTCCACATGGCCACCTACGCCCCGCTCTTCGCCCACGTCGAGGGTTGGCAGTGGCGTCCGGACCTGATCTGGTTCGACAACCTGCGCTCCGTGCGGAGCGCCAGCTGGCACGTCCAGGCGCTGTATTCCGAGTTCCGCGGCCAGCAGGTCCTGCGCACCACGCTGGACGGTGCTTTCGTGACCGGCGCCGAGGGCCAGGACGGGCTATTCGCCAGTTCCGTGCTGGACGGAGACCGGATCTATGTCAAGGTGGTCAACACGGCCGACACGCCGCGCTCCCTCACGCTCAATTTCTCCGGGCTGAAGAAGAAGCGCAGCGTCAGCCCCGTCGAGCGGGTGCGCTTCACCACGGACAAGCTCTACGAGGACAACACCCTGGACGCGCCCGGACAGATCGTGCCCGTGCGCGAGGCCCTGTCCGAAGCCGCGGAGATCACCCTGCCTCCCTGCTGCTTCGACATCTATGTATTCACGCTGAACACCAACAAGTAA